Proteins found in one Oribacterium sp. oral taxon 102 genomic segment:
- a CDS encoding S8 family serine peptidase, producing the protein MLKYITKKAAARTIAAALLLSQIAAGTQPVTYAAPLLTDSAAVHSADRREGESTASESGNPEKTAEAEKLLSGMTAPYDLLLKFRCEDEGLSRKEKAEKAQAAAIKRIEEAEKQGRVTEWESFYITNAIHLVTEDRELVLQLAALPELILLTENRRVDSIAPVEDDGTKQDSIKKRIQRSTLYQPDERDIEWGVQMVHADKVWEEFGVDGRDAVVGIIDGGANYNLKALRRAFLDYDAASDTILKKQDDPATKVWEGGGYRDFVDRTTVPQLTSSDDHGTHVAGTIVGEEGSNLNRIGVAPGAKFITARAMGPEGGEVDNLIAAAQWMLEMHPDVVNNSWGGEADTDIWFKDVTDAWVEAGIIPVFAAGNTSGKIPGKGTISNPANYENVIAVAAVDRNKKIGRFSNKGPSAFNSGITKPELSAPGVQVRSVNSAGTYVSWNGTSMAAPHVAGVVALLRSAAKKYHKEEMVDTLEEVRALLMETAEPLEDGQYPGSPNDAYGAGLINAYDAVAKLMDRGQASIIGTVYQKGTDAEEPKLSLDVNPEGYIGRDVKVTANASDDVSIRKLMLRYWLNAESGQAKEIRMTLFSGEQKNGVYTAVIPSEELGTGTLHIEAIVTDYANHEVKKETTVTVQKGASLPWSENFERAEEGLRGFLMDGSWAISHRSSNAEPPFPDSGDGSENKSYIGINGGYAGFERRVDSYLYLPPIDLSNVSVDPQDPHTVPSLSVDMYNGFSGISQAKLQASLSGREGDWEDIYQVVLRPDIKDRAWEHNTISLEKYAGKARPLQLRFYFFGHDGDEGVGWYLDNLRVDKGENTAPGQVQDLRGRIEKKGLLLSFVANEETDMKEYRIERRGASEDADAFRTVAEVKQDKDAFQFINKGEDPKRPASHYRVNWYDTEAVSGESYVYRVCAADRSGNIGQYSKELTVHYTAYKETAAYDFEDGEQGFLSGAENAGSSTLNEWEWGVPEIPDTKDMSLLPRTAWEGLRKERTGEVSHVFGTNLSGKIHNDQDSWLLMPAFRVQEGDHLYFDSYSGNDAVSDTAAFTVEIREKGSGQWTQLLSKERVQDHDQIFTWQQLGASLRDYTGTEVEVRFHAVTTKGGWIDNYNLGWYIDNVYVGAANAEFMKQREASGRAGGRLATPSEAEREESITTSAEPEREERTASPSELEREEKNETSSELESAERVATSSVIPDSEERKEDAVSSIDSQKRREKDGTARLRSGESFGNGDLPLRAQYALTEEDAGASSGNASGGKPELTNAEDRGAEEAGKYRSDAIPLKAKVSVKETGRYTQSSAVDGSFRIDHAMNRSGSSYTLEVSAYGFRSRIVKNIDLRSGRVLLDDIVLEPAEKASFSGRVTGENGEGLSDVRIRIEAEETLPPVYSGADGGFTADGIYEGSYTVRFYKEGYAAVQKEITLHAGENAIAPVQLKPLGSLLSETVDYHYTEETDASGNYQTIFFTSGVRGMAVRFQSPHKGGILKSADIFTVLNQYFGGHYMEIGVLSYNDTGRLVELADFREYPDALQENGWSTIDFSEYMIQTDKPLYIVATYKDSVPVSESMGVYYDTKASEKAISHSYVYDGSFTKTESISPKGAYAVKTTWLYAADAATNPEWKDAENGGAHVDPPVNPSDEGEFIFDADSRTITKYSGKSRNVTIPSVIRDTPVEKIGKGAFDGVGKEEKLETVTFPEGLTEIGDGAFKNNNLKNVEIPDTVTKIGASAFAFQYKDGMDDKSFTVTLPEGITEIAESTFEGAGSPLRAKLPGVESIRKGAFRGSSDVEIEAPRLREITDDAFGTYDRTDYNYARIYTDPESPLNGKSGQYLINPAVVTITARNARDHEEILKRAHYYGTDVTTITRNIPAERFYRMGQSIRFEPPVIRKDGTPYFSADPAAELKLQKTNAAEFYYYAYQPHLRLPVLDSDRKLVGFTAPNASVTIRAGAETVTAAANEDGFFEAEVKPMAAGTRVSLEINGKTALTAEVERNTGESDYLIENGVLLRYTGAGGNLRLPVAGNGGSVTEIGDFAFYEASLSSVILPDKVKSIGAGAFMNTGLQSFGWDLRDINRAALVYINEYAFRNDALGEVRLPELTHVIRTAAFENNEIETLELGTYTSHIGDHAFRNNHIRRLETAKRQEELGKGAFENNEISELTVNGWMAGYEEGITELPDYVFAGNQLTEVQLPKEISSVSPLAFLRNPGRGGRFIVGSDNAAVRPTENYDVRRSDGTLLCYQMDDGGKTDPKPDDNGKKNENGGKNNGSGGRRGTGGSGGHSVSPSVRAAAGAGAAGASVQILGSGWTQDAGGWRYQSASGTAAKSCWGVQTDAGRTVWYYFGADGYMQTGWISTGSSRYYLNPVSDGFKGKMLTGWQWIDGYCYYFETEPGKDMGHLYTAGMTPDGYTVDAAGRWTVQGVAVKR; encoded by the coding sequence GCTCGTGCTGCAGCTTGCCGCCCTGCCGGAGCTCATACTGCTCACGGAAAACAGGAGGGTGGACAGCATCGCGCCGGTAGAGGATGACGGCACGAAGCAGGACTCCATCAAGAAACGAATACAAAGAAGCACACTGTACCAGCCGGATGAGAGGGATATCGAATGGGGCGTGCAGATGGTTCATGCCGATAAGGTATGGGAGGAGTTCGGCGTGGACGGCAGGGATGCGGTGGTCGGCATCATTGACGGCGGTGCGAACTACAATCTGAAGGCGCTCCGCCGCGCCTTCCTCGACTATGATGCAGCGAGCGATACCATCCTGAAGAAGCAGGATGATCCTGCCACGAAGGTATGGGAGGGCGGCGGCTATCGGGATTTTGTAGATCGTACGACTGTTCCGCAGCTGACCTCCTCGGACGACCATGGCACCCATGTAGCGGGGACGATCGTCGGTGAGGAGGGCAGTAATCTGAATCGGATCGGTGTCGCGCCGGGGGCAAAGTTCATTACTGCCCGCGCCATGGGACCGGAGGGCGGCGAGGTGGATAATCTGATTGCCGCAGCGCAGTGGATGCTGGAGATGCATCCGGATGTCGTCAACAATTCCTGGGGCGGAGAAGCCGATACGGATATCTGGTTCAAGGATGTGACGGACGCATGGGTAGAGGCTGGCATCATTCCGGTATTTGCCGCGGGAAATACCTCCGGCAAGATTCCGGGGAAGGGCACGATATCCAATCCGGCAAACTATGAGAATGTCATTGCAGTGGCGGCTGTGGATCGGAACAAGAAGATCGGACGTTTCTCCAACAAGGGACCATCCGCCTTCAACAGTGGGATAACAAAGCCGGAGCTTTCTGCGCCGGGCGTGCAGGTGCGCTCCGTGAATTCTGCCGGAACATATGTTTCGTGGAATGGCACCTCCATGGCGGCGCCGCATGTCGCGGGCGTCGTGGCACTGCTTCGCTCTGCTGCGAAGAAATACCATAAGGAAGAAATGGTGGATACGCTGGAGGAGGTTCGGGCGCTCCTGATGGAAACGGCGGAGCCGTTGGAGGACGGACAGTATCCGGGCAGCCCGAACGACGCCTATGGCGCGGGACTCATCAATGCGTATGATGCGGTCGCGAAGCTCATGGATCGGGGGCAGGCATCGATCATCGGCACGGTATACCAGAAAGGAACGGATGCAGAGGAACCGAAGCTTTCCCTCGATGTGAACCCGGAGGGCTATATCGGGAGGGATGTCAAGGTGACGGCAAATGCCTCCGATGATGTGTCTATCCGGAAGCTCATGCTTCGCTACTGGCTGAATGCAGAGAGCGGACAGGCGAAGGAAATCCGCATGACCCTGTTCTCGGGAGAACAGAAAAACGGCGTGTATACCGCGGTGATCCCCTCGGAGGAGCTCGGGACGGGAACGCTCCATATCGAGGCGATTGTCACCGACTATGCGAATCATGAAGTGAAGAAGGAGACGACTGTCACAGTTCAGAAGGGGGCGAGCCTCCCATGGTCGGAGAACTTCGAGAGGGCGGAGGAGGGACTGCGCGGCTTCCTGATGGATGGTAGTTGGGCGATTTCTCACAGGAGCTCCAATGCGGAGCCTCCCTTCCCGGACAGCGGAGACGGCAGTGAGAACAAAAGCTATATCGGAATCAACGGCGGTTATGCCGGCTTCGAGCGCCGTGTGGACAGCTACCTCTATCTTCCGCCGATCGACCTGAGCAATGTTTCGGTGGATCCGCAGGATCCGCATACGGTTCCGTCTCTTTCTGTGGATATGTACAATGGCTTCAGCGGCATCTCACAGGCGAAGCTGCAGGCGTCGCTAAGCGGACGAGAGGGAGACTGGGAGGATATCTATCAGGTTGTGCTGCGTCCGGATATTAAGGATCGGGCATGGGAGCATAACACCATTTCTCTCGAAAAATATGCAGGAAAGGCAAGGCCGCTGCAGCTTCGCTTCTATTTCTTCGGACATGACGGAGACGAGGGCGTCGGCTGGTACCTTGACAACCTGCGGGTAGACAAGGGCGAGAACACCGCGCCGGGACAGGTGCAGGATCTGCGGGGACGCATTGAGAAGAAGGGGCTGCTGCTCTCCTTTGTCGCCAATGAAGAGACGGATATGAAGGAATATCGGATCGAGCGGCGCGGCGCTTCGGAGGATGCGGACGCGTTCCGGACTGTCGCAGAGGTGAAACAGGATAAGGATGCATTCCAGTTCATTAACAAGGGAGAGGATCCGAAGCGTCCGGCCTCGCATTACCGGGTAAACTGGTATGATACGGAGGCGGTTTCCGGCGAGAGCTATGTGTACCGTGTCTGCGCGGCAGATCGGAGCGGGAACATCGGGCAGTATTCCAAGGAGCTGACCGTGCATTACACCGCATATAAGGAGACTGCCGCCTATGACTTCGAGGACGGCGAGCAGGGCTTCCTGTCCGGAGCGGAGAATGCAGGCAGCAGTACGCTGAACGAATGGGAATGGGGCGTGCCGGAGATTCCGGATACCAAGGATATGTCGCTTCTCCCGAGGACAGCGTGGGAGGGACTCCGGAAGGAACGGACAGGAGAGGTCAGCCATGTCTTCGGCACCAATCTTTCCGGAAAGATTCATAACGATCAGGACAGCTGGCTTCTGATGCCGGCGTTCCGCGTGCAGGAGGGGGATCATCTCTATTTTGACTCCTATTCCGGCAACGATGCTGTATCGGATACGGCGGCGTTTACCGTGGAGATCCGGGAGAAGGGAAGCGGGCAGTGGACGCAGCTTCTCTCCAAGGAAAGGGTGCAGGATCATGATCAGATCTTCACCTGGCAGCAGCTTGGTGCCTCGCTCAGGGACTATACAGGAACAGAGGTGGAGGTTAGATTCCATGCCGTTACCACGAAGGGCGGCTGGATCGATAACTATAACCTCGGCTGGTACATCGACAATGTCTATGTCGGTGCCGCCAATGCAGAATTCATGAAGCAGAGAGAAGCGTCGGGCAGAGCCGGAGGAAGACTCGCCACGCCGTCTGAAGCGGAAAGGGAGGAAAGCATCACGACATCCGCCGAGCCCGAGAGAGAGGAAAGAACTGCGTCTCCCTCCGAGCTCGAAAGAGAGGAAAAGAACGAAACGTCCTCTGAGCTCGAAAGTGCAGAGCGGGTCGCGACATCGTCTGTGATTCCGGACAGTGAAGAGCGGAAGGAGGATGCCGTATCCTCTATAGATTCTCAAAAAAGGAGAGAAAAGGATGGGACGGCAAGGCTCCGGAGCGGAGAGAGTTTCGGAAACGGCGACCTGCCGCTTCGGGCGCAGTATGCCCTGACAGAAGAGGACGCAGGCGCTTCTTCGGGAAACGCTTCGGGCGGAAAGCCGGAATTAACCAATGCAGAGGATCGCGGCGCAGAGGAGGCAGGCAAATACCGAAGCGATGCCATTCCACTTAAGGCGAAGGTTTCTGTGAAGGAGACGGGACGGTATACGCAGTCGTCTGCGGTCGACGGCTCCTTCCGGATCGACCATGCGATGAACCGGAGCGGAAGCTCCTACACACTGGAGGTTTCCGCCTACGGCTTCCGGAGCAGGATAGTGAAGAATATCGATCTTCGTTCCGGCAGGGTTCTGCTCGATGATATCGTGCTGGAGCCGGCGGAAAAAGCATCCTTCAGCGGGCGTGTGACGGGAGAAAACGGGGAAGGACTTTCGGATGTCCGGATCCGGATCGAAGCAGAGGAAACGCTTCCGCCTGTATACAGCGGGGCGGACGGCGGCTTCACAGCAGACGGGATCTACGAAGGAAGCTATACCGTGCGCTTCTATAAGGAGGGCTATGCCGCCGTACAGAAGGAAATCACGCTTCACGCCGGAGAGAACGCCATCGCGCCGGTGCAGCTTAAGCCTCTCGGCAGTCTGCTGTCGGAGACCGTGGACTATCACTACACAGAGGAAACGGATGCAAGCGGCAATTACCAGACTATCTTTTTCACCAGCGGTGTACGGGGGATGGCAGTTCGCTTTCAGTCACCGCATAAGGGCGGCATCCTGAAGTCGGCGGATATTTTCACGGTGCTGAACCAGTATTTTGGCGGGCATTATATGGAGATCGGCGTGCTGTCCTACAATGATACGGGGCGCCTCGTAGAGCTGGCAGATTTCCGAGAGTACCCGGATGCACTGCAGGAAAACGGCTGGAGTACCATCGATTTCAGCGAATACATGATACAGACGGATAAGCCGCTCTATATCGTGGCGACGTATAAGGACAGTGTGCCGGTCAGTGAAAGCATGGGCGTATATTATGATACCAAGGCGTCCGAGAAAGCGATCAGCCATTCCTATGTCTATGACGGCTCCTTTACGAAGACCGAGTCCATTTCGCCGAAGGGCGCTTATGCGGTGAAAACGACATGGCTCTATGCAGCGGACGCGGCAACGAACCCGGAGTGGAAGGATGCGGAAAACGGCGGCGCCCATGTCGATCCGCCCGTGAATCCGAGCGATGAGGGAGAATTTATATTTGATGCGGACAGCCGCACCATCACGAAATACAGCGGAAAAAGCAGGAATGTGACGATTCCTTCGGTAATTCGGGATACGCCGGTGGAGAAGATCGGGAAGGGAGCCTTTGACGGTGTCGGAAAGGAAGAAAAGCTGGAAACCGTGACGTTCCCGGAGGGACTTACAGAGATCGGCGACGGCGCCTTCAAAAACAATAATCTGAAAAATGTAGAGATTCCGGATACGGTAACGAAGATCGGCGCATCGGCATTTGCTTTCCAGTACAAGGATGGCATGGATGATAAGTCCTTCACGGTTACCCTGCCGGAGGGAATCACGGAAATCGCGGAGAGCACCTTTGAGGGAGCGGGGAGTCCGCTTCGCGCGAAGCTGCCCGGCGTGGAGAGCATCCGAAAGGGCGCGTTCCGCGGCAGCAGCGATGTAGAAATCGAAGCGCCGAGGCTTCGGGAGATCACGGACGATGCCTTCGGTACCTACGACCGGACGGATTACAATTACGCACGGATCTATACTGATCCGGAGAGTCCGCTCAACGGGAAGAGCGGACAGTATCTCATCAATCCGGCAGTTGTGACGATTACCGCACGGAATGCGAGGGATCATGAGGAGATTTTGAAGCGGGCACACTACTATGGCACGGATGTCACGACGATTACGAGGAATATTCCGGCAGAGCGCTTTTACCGGATGGGGCAGAGCATACGCTTCGAGCCACCGGTGATCCGTAAGGACGGAACACCGTATTTCAGCGCGGATCCTGCGGCGGAGCTTAAGCTGCAGAAGACCAATGCAGCGGAGTTCTACTACTATGCGTATCAGCCGCATCTCCGGCTGCCGGTGCTGGATAGCGACCGGAAGCTCGTCGGCTTCACGGCGCCGAACGCTTCGGTGACGATCCGGGCAGGCGCGGAGACGGTAACGGCAGCGGCAAATGAGGACGGCTTCTTTGAGGCGGAAGTAAAGCCGATGGCAGCAGGAACACGGGTTTCTCTGGAAATCAACGGCAAGACGGCGCTGACAGCGGAGGTAGAGAGAAATACCGGAGAGAGTGACTATCTGATTGAAAACGGTGTACTCCTTCGTTATACGGGGGCAGGAGGAAATCTGCGGCTCCCGGTTGCGGGGAACGGGGGCTCTGTCACGGAGATCGGCGACTTCGCATTCTATGAAGCGTCCCTTAGCTCGGTGATTCTGCCGGACAAGGTAAAGAGCATAGGGGCAGGCGCCTTCATGAATACGGGGCTCCAGTCTTTCGGCTGGGATCTCCGGGATATTAACCGCGCCGCACTTGTCTATATCAATGAGTATGCGTTCCGAAACGATGCGCTCGGTGAGGTCAGGCTGCCGGAGCTGACACATGTTATACGGACGGCGGCGTTTGAAAACAATGAAATTGAGACGCTGGAGCTCGGTACCTACACCAGTCATATCGGGGATCACGCGTTCCGGAATAATCATATCCGCAGGCTGGAGACGGCGAAGCGGCAGGAGGAGCTCGGAAAGGGAGCCTTCGAGAACAATGAGATTTCAGAGCTTACGGTGAATGGCTGGATGGCAGGCTACGAGGAGGGCATCACGGAGCTTCCGGACTATGTATTCGCAGGCAATCAGCTGACGGAGGTACAGCTCCCGAAGGAGATTTCTTCCGTTTCGCCGCTCGCTTTCCTCAGGAATCCGGGACGCGGCGGCAGATTCATCGTAGGCTCGGACAATGCGGCTGTGCGTCCGACTGAGAACTATGATGTACGCCGCTCCGACGGAACGCTTCTTTGCTATCAGATGGATGACGGCGGAAAGACGGATCCGAAGCCGGATGACAATGGCAAGAAAAATGAGAACGGAGGGAAAAATAACGGCTCGGGCGGACGCCGCGGCACAGGCGGTTCGGGAGGACACAGCGTCAGCCCCTCCGTCAGAGCGGCAGCAGGCGCAGGCGCTGCGGGTGCTTCTGTGCAGATTCTCGGCAGCGGCTGGACGCAGGATGCCGGAGGCTGGCGTTACCAGAGTGCATCGGGAACGGCAGCGAAGAGCTGCTGGGGCGTACAGACAGATGCCGGGCGTACAGTATGGTACTATTTCGGTGCGGATGGCTATATGCAGACCGGCTGGATCAGCACGGGAAGCAGCCGGTACTACCTGAATCCGGTTTCCGACGGCTTCAAGGGGAAAATGCTGACCGGCTGGCAGTGGATCGATGGATACTGCTATTACTTCGAGACCGAGCCGGGAAAGGACATGGGGCACCTGTATACGGCGGGGATGACGCCGGACGGCTACACAGTGGATGCTGCCGGACGGTGGACGGTGCAGGGAGTTGCCGTGAAGAGATAG